The window TATACCAATCAAATTTCACAGAGAGAACATCAATATGTATTCCCCTTGAGCCAATCTCATAAAATTAACAAGCAAAGGTCAGAAAATTCTTCACATGTTGATACCTCATTACCACCAAAAATATTGAGCCTTCCTACTTCACCACCACTTGCGGTTACACGCTGGCGTTCCTCTTCGTTTTCTTCCAATCGATGGTCAACGGTCAACAAAGAGACCACACCTTCTTGGGTGTCTAATATGCACCGAGAATCTCCAACAGATGCGACAGTAATAGTCCACCCATCGATCACAACAAAGGTAACAGTAGTTCCAGATGTCTCACCTGTCAACAACATCAAACTTGGTTATAAGAAGAGTAATTTAGAGAACAAAGGGACTACTAGAAGTGGAACATATTGAAGAGAAATCTGGGGGAAATGCCTTTTTGCTGAAACTCTATGTCAGTTTTCACAAAACCAGCGACTAGTGCGCGAGGAAGGGCTTGGAGCCACTCTTCTCTGTCAAGTCCTTGAGGAATAGCACTCAATACATTGTTCAACAAATTCTCTTTCGTAAATATAGCAGCTGATATACCATTATGCCCATCAAGAATCTACCAAAGAAAAGCCCAAAACTCAGAAATCCATACAAACAACTAGCAACTTTTGTCTTCATCATACTTCACAAACAAATGACAGATTTGGAGAATGATTAAGTAATTTCAGTTTACCGCGAAAACAGAAAAGGATGTGGATGTATTCCCCGTAATCCTCTGGCAATCAGGCTTGACCAAGAAATAATCTTCCCCTTTCTTGGCCAAACCAGCCTGCCCGTACTTCACCGTAGGCTTCTCCACATTGTCACTCCGCAGTTCACGACTGATAAGAGTCCCTAGCGGTACTGGAGCTGCTTTTTGCTTCATCCTCGTAACTTCCGTCCCACTCATTCGCTCACTCCCTGTTGCCACATTTTAGTTTCCGATCCCTATTTCACAATTTGGAAAACCAACAACTCATTTCCACACTAAACTATTCATTCAAATAAATCAAAGAACTAAATCTCAGTGGATCATAGTAACAAGGTCATTCTAACACTTACATTACCTCATAATCTGTTTAAAAACACTATATTCAAACACATAatggaaataacataaaaataaaataatagagTGACTTCGAAGTCTCACAGTGAACATATTGAAAGGCATCAATCGGAGCAAAGGAAGACTATGAATTGTAGAGGAGTTGAAGCATAAAAGCAAATGTGATTATGTTCAGTTATGAGCTGGATCAGAATGTTGAGAAAGCAATcctagagagaagagagagaaggagTGGGAAATAGCTATTTATGTGATTTGATTGCGACTTAAGGAGAGAAAAATCGAtctcgagagagagagagagagagaagcggGTTTCTGAAAGCGACATATATGTCTCGATTTCTCTGGTAAAAAACTAAAAATGTGACAAAATCCACTCAAACAGCCCCAGGATTTCCTGAAGTGTTCTTCGTACGGTCAATGCAGTGAACTATGATTTCAAAATGTTTCTCCAAAAAATTTTAATCTGTGATCTCTCACCCCTGGGGCAGAGCTAGAGTTCTAAATATGAATTTGATAAACCCCAGTAATTTTGTCCAAAAtcctatttttattaaaaaatctaCTTATAGATACAGAGATATCTAGAGAGATAGAtagataatttattttttaaaattaaaaacctATAAATTTAAATTTCCGAATCCACCCCACCCCCCAACCCCCCGTACTCTACTCCCCTCACATATGTGTTAGGACCCTTTCCCCTATGTTTAGTTGGCATAGATTAGGTGAATCAATCATATAGGTAATCTATCTTAGGCAATGCAAAAGGCCAACTATTGGCAAAGATTAATGAAATTGAATAATAAGATAATTTAAGAGAATATAATACTACAAAGCAATCAGACATCCGACCGACCAAAGCATTTTTTGATCCAATTTACAGATTAATTAAAAGATAAAAGAGTTCTTGTACCGAAGCTAAAAATAAACTATGTAACTCATTAGAATAGTACTTAAACTTAAGGCATGTTTGGCCAAAttttttttttggccaaaagtatttttttttgggtcaaaagtgtatttttttcttcttctaatgTTAAGGTGTTTGCCAAACTTTCAGAAGGAGAAAAAGTGTTTTTAAGTAGAAGCAGAAGTAGTTTTCGAGCAACAGTAAAACAtaattttattaaattaattaatcaatcaCAAATTACTTCTTCCTAAAAATTATTTTGTTAAAATCACTTTTAAAATTAAGTTGAATTTAGAAGTTTAGCCAAACAAGATTAATCAAAAAATCAAGAGTACATGATGGACGGACCATGTGGTATGTGTTATTTAGTGAAGTAACTTGCACTGATCCCACAAAGATCATAACGTCATCCATTTGATATTAGACTACTCAAACATGCTTCCAAATATCTTTCACTATTTTGTTGCCTAAGACTAATGTTAATTATTGGAAGGTGTAAAGTCGTGTATTACTTATTTTGCAGTCCATTTTACAGGTTGCAAAAGCTCATTTCTCATTAATTTATCGTTTAATATCTTTTAATTAAATGCGATCccttttatatttctttttattttaacttTTTTGCGCGTTTGCCACCATATACTAATTAGTGGAATAATTGCGAAATTCAACAGAGAAGTGGGGGCACTACGATTCTTGAAGTTATTCTTGCAACATTGCAGGTGACATGTTCTTATTGTACCAACGGttatatatcaacaacaacaaattcaCTATGATCCCGCAAGTGGGGAATGAAGAGAGtagtatatatacaaatattatCTCTACCTTATTGTAAGTTGTAACgatccgataggtcgttttgaatTCTAATTTTTCGCTCCGTTAATTGAGAGCTTGAATAGCTTAATTTGATGAGTTATAATTTGTGTGCATGGTTCATTTCGATTTCCGGATGTGTTTTAACAAAAAGAACTTGATTTTTTAACTTTAAAATTGTTGGAGTTGACCATAatcaacattcttggtaaacgaTATCGggtcggtattttgacgatttcggtaagttcgtatgataattttggacttgtaagCATGTTTGGCTTGGGTTCGCGGTGACTCAAAGCTGTTTCAGCGCTACTAGTTGAAAGTAGAAAAAAATTGAGTTTATGAACattgaaattcttgagttttaatGCTTGATTTTTTATTATAGATGTTATTTTGACGTTTTGAAATTTCGAGCGAGTTTGTGCGAAGTTATTTTATTTGTATGGATGTTTGAAACGGGGCCCGAGGgactcgggtaagtttcagattaGTTTTGGACTGCTTTGGCAACTCTAGGAATTGCTAGTGCTACCGTCATCAGatctgctcgcaaatgcgaggttcgcatTTGGGTTGTGGTGGCCAGCTTCATAAATTGTGAAGgtgggatcgcatttgcgaccttttgTGGCTTAGTGCCTCTTTGAAGTTGCGACATCTACAGCTGGGATAAAAATAAGAGATTTCAGGATTAGCTCAGTTTATTccatttttgagacctagacttcacctagaggcaattttggaaacagttttcttttcaatttcaaaggttagtaactttaacttatttttattaattttcatCACTTTCCATAGATTTTTATTCCTAAATCTTGATTTTCATATAGTAGAAATATGATTTTTGGATAgacccttaggatttgatattttagagattTAGACCTTGACTTAAGGTCAGATCTCGAAACGAAATACATATTTGGATTGGAGGATGAATGAATAATCAAAATTTGATCTTGATTTTGGATTTCGACCAAGTGAACCAGGtggactttttgttgactttttaaaaaatattaaagatCGAACCTTTTTGTTACGAGGGTAgtttttaaagcttgttttaacTCATTTGAGTATTCATTGACTAGATTCTAGTAATTTGGAGACTTGTTCTAAAAGAAAAACGGTATTGGATTGCTGATTTATTCCGTAAAAAGGTAGTGTCGTGATTAATCTCAATTTGAGAAAATTAAGATGAGACTGGTCGATTTGCTACGTGTTCTATGTGTTGGGGACGTCGTATATGCaaagtgacgagtgtatatgtgtTGTCATGAGTTAAAGCATAGGGGTAGAACTAGTTTATTTCATGCTTTTACTTATTTCATGCATTTGCTCATTACATGTCTTTACTTGTCCCATGCCTTTACTTGATATATACCTTTACTTGTACATGCCTATACTTATTTCATACCATAGTTGTTTTATGTCTTATTTACTTATGCTATGTTGGTTTGTGTGACCACTTGATCGTTTGCATGTTAATAACCTTGTTTGGGTTCTTATTGAGTTATACGAGTGAGATTAGCTCTTGGATATGGGATTGTCATTACTCCTTGTTCGTGTTCATCTTTTCCTTAGTAAATTGTGTTTATCTATTTTCCTCGTATAAACCTCGCCATGTTTGGTTGTGTTGTTGGATGTTTCTATGCGAATTGGTATGTCGGATACGGTTGCCACCACAACATTATTATGATAAGGACCGGATTGCTTGCCGCAACAATAGTATGGCCTTGAGATCGGGTTGTCACCGTAATAATATTTTGCGagttggatcgggttgtgcgtcACAACCTAATATGAATTCTGGTGTTACTTTGTGATATATTCTCCCTTTGTAGGTTTGACTATGAAGTTCACGGATATCGTTTCTTCCCCATTGATTTGAGTTGAAAAGGTTTTGATTATGTTACTCAAGAAATTTAGTTATTACTTCTGTTATTGAATCCTTTTTTACTATTTACTGCCTTTATTCCTGTTATTATATGTTATCTCTATTGCTATTTCTGTTTCTTATTAACTGTACATATTTATATGGTAAGTGTCTTGTTATAGCCTCCTCACtacctcgtcggggttaggctcgatacttacttagtacattggattggttgtactcatactacacttctccaTTTCTTGTGTAGATTCGGACATTGAAACTAGTGGAGTCCCGAGAGGTGCTTATCTATTATCAGATAGGCGACTCAAGATAGAGTTGCACACCCTCGTCCGCAGGCCCTAGAGTCACCTtttcattattttcattattgtTTATTGTATCAGAAAGTATTGTATTCCTTGCAGACATTGTATGTAGTattcttagtagctcatgtactctgtCACACCAAATCTTAGGAGGTTTATCGGACAACATTTGATTTTAGACTTATCTTGTATTCTGAGCTTTTACTCTTACTCTATATTAATATATTGTTAATTGTTAGTCTTGCTTCTTTATTTGTTGTTaagtgttggcttacctagccaGTAGTGTTAGACGCTATCACGACCCATTTGGTCGaatttttggatcgtgataagttggtgATATTTACAGGCTATTTATGTTTAGTCAAATATCTTTGTTCCCCTTGTATATATCTGTAGGTTGCATGCTTCAAAATTGTGAATAGCCATAGTTATTATCAAACATATATTGTTTCCTTTTCCAACTCAGTTATACTTTCAAAAGTGCTTGTATGGAATCAAGCTATACCTACTGGAATAGTTACTTAAAATGTGTATTCTCTCGCCTTTGTTAGATCGGGTTTAACTCATTAAAAAGAGATTCAAATACCCCCTCTGATAATTATCTGTATATTTAAGTGCATATTTTTGTTAGTTCAGCACCATGTCTTGGAAAATTGGCTGCTAGTTGCTCCCATTGTTTTTCTCTTAAATTCGTTAGCAGTAAGAATTAGGGGGCATGCATGATCTAGATCTTATTTAACATTTAATGATATTGGCTGATGTTTGACCAAGTTTAATCAAAATGCATGTTCCCTTCATACTTGTTGCTTGTAAACTCCATGTTTGTGATTCTACAGTAGGCTACTTCATTTGTAAGAATCGATGACCGAAGACTATAAAGCGTTGCAAACTATTGAAAGAAGAGAAATTCGATATCAAACTCTGAACCATATCAATGACATTTTACCTTCCATGgatcatgatgtaaatgagtatgaactTATCCCAAAAATTATCAGGCCATCTACGGCAGCAAAAGAGGCAAAAGAGATCCATTTTGAAAGATCTATTATTATTAGCGAAGATGATATACTGTTACACACGAAATTAAACAAAAATCAACTGATTGCATATAATGTGATTACTGAAAGTATATTTTCGAATAAATCGGGTGAATTATTCATAGATGGTCTAGGAGGAACACGAAAAACTTTTTTGTACCGTGCTTTATTAGCAATTGTACGATCTATAGGATATATAGCTTTAGAAACAGCTACTTCTGGTGTTGCTGCTTCTATTCTCCCGGGAGGACGTACTACACATTCGCGTTTCAAAATTCCTATTGTCATCGATGAAAATGCCAATTGTAACATTAGCAAAGAAAGCTCATTTGCAGGTTTAATTCGAGACGCAAAATTGATTGTGTGGAATGAAGTATCTATGGCCAAAaaaggaatgttggaagtttttAATCTACTGTTAAAAGATTTTATGGATACAAATGTGTTATTTGGCGAAAAAGTTGTAGTTTTAGGAGGTGATTTCAGACAAACTCTTCCCGTTGTACACTacgaaaagaagaagaagatttcaTTAGTGAAAGTTTATTATATTTTGGTATTTGGAATAAACTTGAAAACTTAAAGTTATCTAAGAATATGAGAGCAAAAACAGATCGTGCATTTGTGATTATTTGTTAAGAAAATGGACAAGAACAAGTCAATTCAGCAAACAAGATTGAAATTCTAGATTCTTTGATTATTCCTTACACAACCAAAAAAGAATCTCTAGATAAACTATTCACAACGACATATTCAAATTTGGATTCGTCATACTCTAATGCATCTTGTACAGATTCATGTGTGATCTTGACAACAAAAAATGATTCGTCGATGAAATTAATGACATGCTTATTGATCGATTCActagaaaatcaaaaatatttattgGCACCGATGAGGCTATTGAATTTAATAACCAAACACAATTTGAAGACCTACTGCACACTTTAAATCCTTCTGGTTTGCCCCCTTATGAATTATGTTTATAAATTATGTTTGAAAGAGAATTATCCAATTATAttattgtgaaatttaaattCATGTGAAGGTTTATGTAATATCATGTGATTAACCTACTGTAATTTTAAAAGCCACATTATTTAGCGCTAAGATTACGACATGTGATTTCAAAAATATGCACGTATTTATCCCAAGAATTCCGCTATTATCATTACGGGATGAAAAAATGCATGTTCAATTTAAAAGAACACAATTTTCCGTTAGACTATGCTTTTCTATGATAATAATAAAGCACAAGGTCAGACTTTAGATTTCGTTGGAATTTATTTGCGGGAACCTATATTCCCACATGGTCAACTTTACGTTGCCTTATCGAGAGCAAAGAGTTCAAATTGTGTGAAATTATTGATCCGACCGTCTACTTCAGCTAGCCATGATGATTTTTTACCTCTAACATAGTATATGGTAAAATCATTCAAAAGACAATCCTTTGAGTTACGGGTTGTGATATTTTTTCTCTGTATTCTCTTGTACCCTCTTTCTCATTTTTTCTTTGATTTTGACATGCCTCGTTTTATTTAATctcaattttatttttgtttgtttAAAATCATCGTTTTAGGAAAGATATGTATTTTCAGTACATTGAGAACATTTGAGGTTGTGAAGGCTTATCAGACCTAACCATAATATTTTTCGTATTAATGTTTTCATATCTACCTACACTTGCCCATGCATAATGTTCTCTTATTTATGTGTAGCATTTATTTTCTGGATCTTCAAAATGTTGTCCTGATATAGGAATACTTTGttttgtattttgagttgataAACATGTTTACTTTGTGCCAACTTATATACAATAAAAATGTCATCCATCAGACACATTGTTT is drawn from Nicotiana tomentosiformis chromosome 12, ASM39032v3, whole genome shotgun sequence and contains these coding sequences:
- the LOC104117273 gene encoding uncharacterized protein, translated to MTEDYKALQTIERREIRYQTLNHINDILPSMDHDVNEYELIPKIIRPSTAAKEAKEIHFERSIIISEDDILLHTKLNKNQLIAYNVITESIFSNKSGELFIDGLGGTRKTFLYRALLAIVRSIGYIALETATSGVAASILPGGRTTHSRFKIPIVIDENANCNISKESSFAGLIRDAKLIVWNEVSMAKKGMLEVFNLLLKDFMDTNVLFGEKVVVLGGDFRQTLPVVHYEKKKKISLVKVYYILVFGINLKT